A region of Allocoleopsis franciscana PCC 7113 DNA encodes the following proteins:
- the surE gene encoding 5'/3'-nucleotidase SurE — translation MKLLISNDDGIFALGIRTLADTLAQAGHHVTVVCPDRERSATGHGLTLHDPIRAEKVESIFHPSIKAWACSGTPSDCVKLALGALIDGPPDFVLSGINHGSNLGTDVLYSGTVSAAMEGVIEGIPSIAFSLASHTSQEFQSAALFAKQLIHQFSKQPLPEVMLLNVNVPPLKPEEIAGVTITRQGIRRYFDTFEKRVDPRGKTYYWLAGEVLEDVEQPAHLHLPEHVPTDVQAIRDKYITVTPLQYNLTDVVGVSSLQKLELRTEDWG, via the coding sequence ATGAAATTGCTCATCAGCAACGACGACGGGATTTTCGCACTGGGTATTCGTACCCTCGCCGATACGCTTGCCCAAGCAGGCCATCATGTTACGGTTGTTTGTCCGGATCGAGAGCGATCGGCGACAGGTCATGGTCTTACTCTACACGACCCGATTCGTGCTGAAAAAGTTGAGTCAATCTTTCACCCATCGATCAAAGCCTGGGCATGTTCAGGAACGCCGTCAGACTGCGTAAAGCTGGCGTTGGGGGCATTAATTGACGGCCCACCGGATTTTGTCCTTTCTGGCATCAATCACGGTTCTAACCTGGGTACAGATGTCCTTTACTCTGGCACTGTCTCAGCGGCGATGGAAGGCGTGATCGAAGGCATTCCCAGTATTGCTTTCAGTCTGGCTAGTCATACCTCCCAGGAATTTCAATCTGCCGCACTGTTTGCCAAGCAGCTCATTCACCAATTCTCCAAGCAGCCTCTACCTGAAGTGATGCTGCTGAATGTGAATGTCCCCCCCCTCAAGCCAGAAGAAATCGCCGGAGTCACCATCACCCGTCAAGGTATTCGCCGCTATTTTGATACCTTCGAGAAACGGGTTGATCCACGGGGCAAAACCTATTACTGGTTAGCCGGTGAAGTTCTCGAAGATGTCGAACAACCGGCCCATCTCCATCTCCCCGAACATGTGCCTACCGATGTCCAGGCCATTCGTGATAAATACATCACTGTGACACCGTTGCAATATAACCTCACTGATGTAGTTGGAGTATCTAGTTTACAGAAGTTGGAGCTGAGGACTGAGGACTGGGGATAA